DNA from Planctomycetota bacterium:
GCGGCTTGTTGCGCGGGGTCTTGGACATGTCCACGACTTTCACCGTCGGACGCGGCTGCTGCGCCGGCGGCGAGCCGGCTGAATCTGGCGATGCCGACGCGTCGGGCTGCACCTGTGCGGCGGCCTGATTCTCGCGCTTGATCGCCTCGTACACCTCTTTGCGGTGCACGGTGACCTCGCGTGGAGCGTTGATGCCGAGGCGCACCTTGTCTCCGCGAATGTCGATGACGGTCACTTCGACCTCGTCACCGATCATGATGGTTTCGTTTCGCTGACGAGATAGCACCAACATGGCGTTCCTTTTCCAGACATCCCGCGATCCGTGCGGGTTTCATGGCCGTTTGTTTTACGTCGTACGTTAGCGGAGGGTTCGGGTTAAAGGCCCTGGAATGGCGGGTTCTGACCCGCTTATCCACACTTGCAGACCGGCTTATGCCGTCTTGCGCAGTTTCTCAGGCGTGTCGGGCCCGATTCGGCCTGCTGTGTCGGCCACCTGGGATTCGCCCGATCGGCCCAGTCGGATGAGCGGCTGCCGGGTGCCCCACCGCTTTTCCGTCAGCACGATCTGCTTGCCGACGAACTTCTCCGCGTTCACGACCAGCGGCCCGAGCAGGTTGCCGGTCAGCCACTCGTCGACGCGATTGCAGATGGCCAGCACCTGGAGTGCGTCGAGGTCCGTGTCGTCCTCGCCGATGCCCAGCTCGCCGCGGCAGTCGTCGCGAAGCGGAATCTGCTCGATGCCGAAGTCCGGCACGAAGGCCGTCGGATCGCAGACAACAAATGCC
Protein-coding regions in this window:
- the fliW gene encoding flagellar assembly protein FliW, whose product is MSDTTSSAQASTDAGLLQSDNGLLQIDTTRFGPIEIAADHIIRFADGLLGFPAATQFALIQADDRQSNDAAAEGGCVFWLQSVDDPRLAFVVCDPTAFVPDFGIEQIPLRDDCRGELGIGEDDTDLDALQVLAICNRVDEWLTGNLLGPLVVNAEKFVGKQIVLTEKRWGTRQPLIRLGRSGESQVADTAGRIGPDTPEKLRKTA
- the csrA gene encoding carbon storage regulator CsrA; this translates as MLVLSRQRNETIMIGDEVEVTVIDIRGDKVRLGINAPREVTVHRKEVYEAIKRENQAAAQVQPDASASPDSAGSPPAQQPRPTVKVVDMSKTPRNKPRRPRDESAAGGSQNA